The sequence AAGGAGTGGTACGAGGTGTGGGCCCTAAGGGACACCAGATTCGATCTAATTTACCTTGTACAGAAAACAGCCTGTATAAGCAGCATCTGAGTCAAGTTCAATCAATCCGAAGTAGACTTGTCACATGTCTTAAAAAATTCTCCTTCGAGGCATCCAAtggttttttttctcaaattttctatatttgCTTTCAAACACATTCTCTTTCGGTATctaatgttttataaatattaaaaaaaaataatataaggaAATAATATATCAGTAAGGTGTCAGCCATAACAATCTAAATTTGGTAGCCTCGATAGCACGGTATGACATGAACTAGGGGCAAGGTCGtattaaaatcatataaaaaccTAATCggtattatgaaaaatattattatttgtgtcTAGTTCAAATAGTAAAGAACTATTAAACTTGAGCCATGAACTCATTTGTAAGTATTCATTGATTTACTtgagtttttagattttatgctatttattacttgaaatttttaggctgTCTTTACGTTTGTCGCCTGTTTGGCCGTCGCTAACGCCGGTTGGTTCCACCACGAACCCTCAGCGAAGATCATCCAAGGCCCCAGCTCCAAGACCACCCTGGTCGGACCCGAAGGCAGCGTCATCTCCGCAGTAGCACCAGGAGGACAAATCGTACACGAAGAGCATCCAGGAGTCATCGCTCATGCCGCCCCAGTTCATTCTCACATCGTCGCTCATGCCGCCCCAGTGGTCGCCCATCACGCTCCAGTTCTTGCCCACCATGTACCAATTGTAGCCCATCAAGTGCCAGTTGTAGCCCAACATGCTCACCACGTCCCAACCACCGTGGTAGCTCATGACACCGGTGTACATGGACATGAAAACGCCATCATTTCTGGACCATCTGGAACTGTAGCTCGCGGTCATGGTGTACATGGTGCTGTAGTAGCTCCAGTTGTAGCTCATCATGCTGCTGTTGTTGCTCCAGTAGTTGTCGCTCATGACGGTTACCACCATGATCATGAAGGTCAATACGTACATGACCACAGTGAGTCTCTTTATGATGATGGTTCCTACAAACCTCATTACTACCATTAAGCAAACAATGATAATGCTATTAAGTTTTGTAAATCAGCAAGAATAGTGTATAAGGacctaacttaaaaaaaaactgtaaatacaaaaaaatatttaacgaaTATaccgatttttatttattactgccCAATAATCACTTTCTTAACATAATCTATGatactatttaaatttcttagtatgtaaataattatattttaatatcaacttCAACGGTGTTTGGACTGGTGTTCTTGCAAATGCCGTATGATTCtttatttattgaagaaaaCCTGACAAATGATTTATAGCTCAATATACttgatgaaattattaattatcttaTCACTTATgaacaaaaaactcaaattaGTACAAAGGGTAAATTAGCTTTACAGCTTGATTTGTTCACTCTCAAGAAAAAGGGtgctcaattttattattttcttttgatcCGATAGTGGTTAAACCAGAGATTCTCGAATatataaattgacaaaaaaggACTAAATTAAAGGCCTCTAAGGTCACCGGATTTAATACTCTTCGACTATTTTCTTTAGAAACATGTTGCTGAGAATGTTATTGCAGCAGAATCCTCCCCAATTCCCGATGAAATCTTCTGAAATATTAGAAAAGAGTTTAAAAACAGCCTTTATTATTCATCAACATCAAACATAGATCTCTCCAATCATTTTCCATTCCAATCGATTTTGTACTTTTGGTTGCTGCAGATTCTCAATATATCACCCGTAGGCGGTCTTCGTCTAATTCGCCTGTCCATGCTAGTTATCCACTCAAGAAGCCTATTTTCTCATCGATCATTCCACATCCATGTAATGTGGCTAGCGTAGTTCTTCCCTGAAAATCCTCGGTTCTTATGGCATCCCTCAAGATCACACCAAGCATGTTTCTTTTCATCTTTCTCTGTATAACTCTTAGTTTTTTAACTGTAACCTTCTCTTCCACTTTCTTCTTCTGTAGATTTCGCAGTTTCTTTAATCCCTGGAAACAAAATATTCTGAGAATATTTTGTTCTATCATTAGTAGCGGTACTATCCACATTTTCTTCTTCAATCTTCTTTTCGGTTTTTAAcggaaaagttttttaataccttttttatttgaagtttagtttttagatttCATTTGATCGGTGCTCTCTTCTTTACCGTCTTCTCTggtcaacattattttttcacTCTACTGCTGTGTTGTTTTATAGCTTTTTTTCATGTTCATTTTGATTTACTATAGctgaatttatttcaattttttcctcttCTGCTGCTATTATATTTCCCTTTTcgagtttaattttttgtttttgtaaagtAGAACCATTTTTGGGCTTATCTCATTTAAATCCGGATAATACTTCTTGCACGCTTTAATGTTTAGCAATTAGTTGATCAACTTTTTAGTTTaattcatttgttttatttactaagAGTTCCAAAGTTGAATTCATCGcgtcaataatattttaatcccCATCACGCCCTCAACACGGTTTCTCGTCATCTAGTTTTAGTATACCGGTTTGGTAAATTTCATTCTTGAGTGCAAAAAGTTCCTTACAGTTTTTTACATCTTTGATTTATTCATTTGCATTTACTGTTTTTATTgcagttattatttttaaataaatatatttttcttattaataggATTAGTAGACTAGTCTTGGTAtcgattgtaattttttttgaaactgttaaaaaaaacattaatgtaacttttgcagtgaattttttatattatgtacgtTCCATGCAAAGATTCCTTATTCgggaatttttatatttaaatgaagtATATCGGTTTGGCAAATTTCATTCTAGTTCTCCACCATTTTTTCCTTGTAATATTCGctcaatcttttatttttttattgtaactgGACCaacatttacaataaatttttataaagatttaattaaaaaattatcgagTTCTTCAGTGTTTAGATGGTGCATCCcgtatataatttgttttggtTATTTTGAATCTGAACATCTTTTACCTAGACTGTACCAGtgaagataataaaaatttctcaTTTATCTTTTACTTTGGGTATATGTGCGAAAATAAACAGatgattataattattttataaaaaatgtaaatagtttaattagtaataaagaccaaaaaaaaaacatcttatgGTTAACAATGTATTAAACTGTAAGAGTTTAGCTCCACGATATACAGAGCTCTTACATGGTACTTCAGCAGTAGACTCTGATTCGTGAAATTGATTAAGTACAATTTCATCCTATTGTATTctaaatgtattaataaaataatcattttttttaagctgCTGGAGGAATAGAattgaaattctaaaaatagttaACTGACATAGGAACCTAGAAAGAAATAGTAagttatttgtaaaaatgttgaCAATAGTAAAAATTTGAATGGAATTTCATAAATACCAATTCTTAAATGTACTAAAGAATATTTACGTCATTTATGAGTACAATCAATAAAAACtaaagtatatcataaaaaaggaaataaatcgATAGGAAAGGTGTGCACCAATACAAATATGACGGCCTCGATAGCATCGAACTGACATGAACAAGAGGCAAGGTcgtatcaaaaatatataaaaacctaAACGCAATtacgaattttattatttgtgtcTAGTTCAAATAGTAAATATAAGCCATGAACTCCTTTGTAAGTATTCACTGATTTTTTGGGTTTctagattttataatttttattattcaaaattgcCAGGCTGTCTTTACGTTTGTCGCCTGTTTGGCCGTCACTAACGCCGGTTGGTTCCACCACGAACCCTCAGCGAAGATCATCCAAGGCCCCAGCTCCAAGACCACCCTGGTCGGACCCGAAGGCAGCGTGATCTCCGCAGTAGCACCAGGAGGACAAATCGTACACGAAGAGCATCCAGGAGTCATC comes from Anthonomus grandis grandis chromosome 4, icAntGran1.3, whole genome shotgun sequence and encodes:
- the LOC126734899 gene encoding uncharacterized protein LOC126734899 isoform X2 produces the protein MNSFAVFTFVACLAVANAGWFHHEPSAKIIQGPSSKTTLVGPEGSVISAVAPGGQIVHEEHPGVIAHAAPVHSHIVAHAAPVVAHHAPVLAHHVPIVAHQVPVVAQHAHHVPTTVVAHDTGVHGHENAIISGPSGTVARGHGVHGAVVAPVVAHHAAVVAPVVVAHDGYHHDHEGQYVHDHSESLYDDGSYKPHYYH
- the LOC126734899 gene encoding uncharacterized protein LOC126734899 isoform X1, with protein sequence MNSFAVFTFVACLAVANAGWFHHEPSAKIIQGPSSKTTLVGPEGSVISAVAPGGQIVHEEHPGVIAHAAPVHSHIVAHAAPVVAHHAPVLAHHVPIVAHQVPVVAQHAHHVPTTVVAHDTGVHGHENAIISGPSGTVARGHGVHGAVVAPVVAHHAAVVAPVVVAHDGYHHDHEGQYVHDHSESLYDDGSYKPHYYH